The Triticum aestivum cultivar Chinese Spring chromosome 5A, IWGSC CS RefSeq v2.1, whole genome shotgun sequence genomic sequence GAACTGAAATTAAAACTTTAACTAGATTAAGAAAGACAATGAGATGGCAGTTGTTGATGCTGCTGAAACCCATTAAGCATTGCCCAATaatagatactccctctgtaaagaaatattagAGCGTTATATTTGTTTATAGAGGTAGTAGATGATTTCAGTTTGCATGACAAAGGGTCTGTTGGCACGACCAAAGAATCCATGGAAATGAAAGATCTTACTGAGATATGCGAAGTCGTACCTCGTGCATGAAGCACATTCAGTAAAGAGTTGAGATGCTCCGGGGGATCGGTCACGGCGACTTCCTTGACAAACGACACATGATCTGCAAAATTCAGCAGGAACTAAGAAGTGTCAGAAACCTCGGCTAGCAAAAGGAAAAGAAGCAGGGCAGAGTAATTGCATGGATGATGCAAGCAGCAGAGGCAGAAATGTGGTCTGTTAAGCTACAACTCCGCTGGAATCTGCTCAAACAGTCTACCTCTACTAGAGAGTAACCACGTTTCTGGAAAATGGTAGCTGAGCTCCGTTCCTATTCCCAAGAAGAAAGGATACGAGTCTATAACCACTATGACATTCTGTATCCAGCCGGCTCCACGAATCTAATGCCATAGCAGGAACCCATCAATGAATAACCATCTATGCTAGTAGTATGTATTTGTTAGATTCATTTGGATGGCAAACTAAGCCTAGGAATGAAGAATCCATCCCTCTGTAAGCAGCGCGTACTACTCGATTCCTCGAATCAACTGGCCGCAATCATCGGGAAGCCAGATAAAACGCCGGGAACGAACTAACATCCataagaaggaggaggaggaggcctcaCCGtacgcagtggcggcggcggcgacagaggaggaggaggaggcgcagcgGGCGGCGACGAACGACACCCCTCCGAGCGCGCGGCGTGGCGCCTGCAGCACGGatgcggccgcggccgccgcgggcCTCATCTCGCCGTGGCCGGGGTGGGCGGGCGGCGGAGCGAGCGGCGCTGGGACTGGGAGGGCTGCGGCGACACGGGGCGCTGCTGGCCTCACGCTGGCTTCGTTTGGGTTGGGCCAAACAAACAAAGCTGTCCCGATCCGACGAGACGGGGACCGCGCTCCCACCTACGGCCCAGGAGAGAGCCGAGATGTCGATCCAATGGCTGCCGAATTCCGGCCCAGGATTTCCAGATTCCCTCCCTCACCCACCCACCCATCCACCCAAAAAAAAAACCAATCCGAGTGCCAGGAGGAGAGGAGAGGCTCCGCGGCTCGCGCGCGCCATCGTCTCCCCGCCACACTATTCTCCTTCCTCCCCCCGCCTCCCACCCACACCGACCAAACCAGAGCCTATCCCTCTCTCCCCTCCTCGACGTGCCGCTCCCCTCCCCGCCGGCGACAGCTCAATAGGAACGATCAAGCCAACAGCCCAGGTGATTAACATGTCTTTCTCTCCCGCCGTCTCCATGGATTGCTCGCCAGGCTTCAATCAAGCTCGGCCTCCGCATTGCTGCAGGAACCTGGGAGCGTGGGTGCGGTCAGGAGGTGCTTCTTCCACGTCCTACGCCTATGCTGCGGGATGGAGGAGCCTAGCTCTAGCATGGAAGGGCCCAGCAGCGGCCCGGCGCCGGCGCCCATCTCCCGCGTCAGCTCCGAGGACGCCGACTTCTTCGACACCCACCACCAAgaagacgacgacggcgacggcgagggcggcccgggggCCTACACGGCCTCCGACATCGCCGACCGCTTCGTCCGCGTCATCGACTCCGCCGCGCCCGTCGACCCCGTCCGCGGCGCCGTCTCCAAGTTCGGCGGCATCCTCGACTGGAGAGAGGTCCCTCCCCTATGTCATCCGCTCCGTCGATCATGACTATCTGCTCCGTCCGTCCGTCTGTCTGTCGGTCTGTCTCACTGCTTTGCTTCCTTCGTGCAGCGGCGgcagcaggccgaggaggagctcgtcgTGGTGCACGCGGAGGCCGCGGAGTACCAGCGCCGCACGCGGGAGGCGGACGCCGGCCGGGCGGAGGCGCAGCAGGACCTCATGGGCGCCACCGGCGAGATCGACGACCTCTGGCTCACCGTCAAGCGCGCGCAGATCGCCGAGGCGCAGGCGCGCAAGGACTCGGAGCTCGCCAAGCTCCGCCTGCGCAAGCTGGAGAAGGGCGCCCGGGAGCGCGCCGCCGCCAAGGCCGAGCTCGACTCCGTCCGgggccgccacgccgccgcgctcgCCGACCTGCGCGCGGCCAGGGCCGAGATGGACGCGCTCAGGAAGGAGCGGGACGCCGTCGCGGAGGAGGCCAGCGCCGCGGCGGCAAGGGTAAGGGACACTGCTGGCGGGGCGGCGCAGGCCGCCGAGGCCCTCAGGGAGGCCGCCGCGGAGTTCGATGTGCTCAGGGCCGAGCTGGAGTCCGCGCGCGCCGCCCACGACGCGGCGGAGGAGAAGAGGATGAGGCTGGCGTTGGCGTGGCGGGAGCACAAGGTGCGGTGGCAGAACCAGCTGGAGGAAGCTGAGATGGAGGTGCGGAGGCTGAGGGATGAGCTGGCCGCGGCCGGCGACCTCGAGTCCCAGCTGGCCGCGGCTTCCGAGCATCTCGCGACCCTCAGAGCCGAGCTGTTCGCGCGCGCGGTCCAAGGGGCCAGCGAGGAGGAGGATAAACAGACGCCGGGGATGGTGGGCAAGGCGAAGAAGGAGCTCGAGGAGGCGATGGAGAGCGTCGGGAAGGCCAAGGACGAGACCAAGATCCTGCACATCGCCGCCGCGTCGCTGCGCGCAGACCTGGAGAAGGAGAAGGCGGAGCTCGCCGCGCTACGGCAGAAGCAGAGCACGTCGTCGTCAGCGTCCATCCCGTCGCTGGAGGAGGAGCTGAGCCGGGTGACCACCGAGCTCGCCGCGGCGCAGGCAAGAGCGAGGGACAGGGACGAAAGGAGGAGCACGACGCCCGAACAGCTTGACGATGCACGGCGAGAGGCGGAGCGAGCCAAGGCTAGCGCACGGGCGACGCAGGAGGAAGTCGCCGCGGCCAGGGAAGACGCGCGCGTGGCCAGGGCCGCGGTCCAGGCCACGGAGGCGCGGCTGGAGGCCGTGCTGCGGGAGGTACTCGCCGCGAAGGCGTCGGCGGACGCGCTGCTGCAGCAGCAGGACGCCAGCCAGAGCGCGCAGACCCAAGTCCCCGAAGACTGCGTGGCGTTGACCACGGAGGAGTACGAGGAGCTGAGCCGGAGGGCGCGGGGGAcggaggaggcggccggcgagcGGGTGGCGGAGGCGCTGAGGCAGGTGAAGGAGGCCAAGGACGCGGAGGCGCGGAGCCAGCAGAAGGTGGCGAAGCTGGGGAGGGACACGGAGCTGAGGAGGCAGACGCTGCGGGCGGCGACGGAGGAGTGCGAGCAGGCCGAGTCGGCGAAGCTGGCGGCGGAGCGGCAGCTGCAGGCGGAGCTGCGGCGGCGCGCGGGCAGCGAGACGGCGTCGCCCCGCGCGGGGCTGGCGGAGATCTCGACGTTCGAgcgcggcgacgggcgcggcgggaACCCGCACATCCTGAGCCCGAGGGCCGGGTACATGCCGAGGGCGGAcatggcggcgatggcggcggcggacgaggcgGGGCAGAAGAAGCCCTTCTTCCCGCGCATGGTCATGTTCTTGGCCAAGAAGAGAGCGCAGACATGGAACGCCAAGTGATCGTCTTGTTGCTCGGCGCCGGATCAGCTCCGTTGCTGGCTGTGATGATAATACTGATACGCCATACATGTGTATTGATCAAAGAGGTGGATCATGAGATGAGATGATCATCGTATACAAGTGACTCTTTTTGTAAATGGTTTTTGGTCTAACAAAGATGATCATGAGAATTTTTTGGCTCGGTGCTGTGATGGCTACTTGCAAATGAAAGTTGATTTCTGTGGTGCAAATTTCAGTATGTAACATGACACATGCATGTTGTTGTCGGCGTGTCACAAGAGGTTTTGCTCGCTTATACATAGAATTAATTCAAAGTAATTCTAACAAGGCCCTTATAGCTCAGTGGTAGAGCGTCAGTCTTGTAAACTGAAGGTCCGTAGTTCGATCCTGCGTGAGggcatttgttttttgttttttgttttttaatttgATCCTTCCAATACAACGGCTTGGATCACCTTTTTTTTTTATCTCAACGGTACTTTTAAATGTCGACAAGGGTTCTCTTTTCCTTTTTGACTTAAAATGTCATTGCGGCGGATTATGTTAAATTAATACTTGTGGAAATAATGATACACTATCGGTCAATACATACATTAACTAAAAAAAACTTTCCAAACTCAAAGGTTACCTTTTATACGTACTGTCGGGTTATTACTGATTTAATTGTGAAACTAACGATACATCGTTCGCCAATACATTTGGATAGCTAGGAATGCTAGCTATAGAGCATGATGAAAGAGGACCAGCCATTTCCAACGTGGTTAAGTAGATCGTGTATGTGACCATTGATCCCTCCATCATAATCAATCATAATCAAGGAGAAGGTGTTGCTTCTGACCAAACCAGTTGCTCATTGGTCTTCGCCGGCTGAGGATTTTATGGAGGTTCATGTTCATCAAGTTTTGAGCAGTATACACATCACAAAGCCACGAGAGCTGGAGGTTGCGAGGACACGACGAAGCAGCTGGTTTGGGCTTAAGCCTTTTGTTATGAGCATGCATCAAATCCTTTGATGATGGAAGCTCTTAAGCCTCTTGTTATGAGCATGCATCAAATCCTTTGATGATGGAAGCTCTTAAGCCTCTTGTTATGAGCATGCATCAAATCCTTTGATGATGGAAGCTCTTAAGCCTCTTGTTATGAGCATGCATCAAATCATTTGATGATGGAAGCTTTTATTGTGAGGGATGGTAGTGGGTTAGCATGTGATACGACCATGATACTCTGAAACATAACTATTGAAACCGACGCCTAAGAAGTTGTCAATATCTGGAAACAAAAAGGAGGGGGAGATAAAAAAAACTACTAGCATCCTTCATGAAGTTGATGAAATTGGTAAAGGTTTTCATAGCTTCCAGCTGGTTTACGTTGGAAGGGAAGCTAATGAACGTGCACATATTTTGTGCTATGAGAGCTAGAAGTTAAGCTATCAGATGAACGAAGGCATGCACTCTTCTTTTAGCAAAAATTAATCGTCATGTTAAGCTATCAGATGGACGCCAGCATGACAGTCCATGTAGTTATGCCGTCCTACTCCGGTCCAAGACGTGTCCGATGTACACGAGGCTAGTGAGACAGTAGCTACAAATGTgctctttttaaaaaaaatagggCAACCCCTATTCGCCACCAGCCGCTGGCAAACAGAGGCCGCGATATTCGCTGAACATTTTTTTTGATATACAATGCATATACGCTGAACTTAATAAAAACACACATACGGAACAATTTTctacatatatatgtatatacataTTATTTTCAGTGTCcccgcaaaaaaaatatttttttcagtGGTTTTTTAGCTCCGTAGAAAGCAACATCAGTTTCTTTTTAGGAAAACCGACTAAAGGCCAAagagaaaaaaaacataaaaagcgCTCAAGGCAAAGTGGGCTGACGCATTCAAAATTTTCCAAGCCCCAAATGAAAAAAGAAAGGAAGAGAAAGCAAAGCCCAGACATCTCCCTCCCGTATTTCTTTGGGGCCACACTAGCAACGGCCCACAAGCCCAGCCGCTTCAGCGCGCACACCCGAGACCATCGACGCCCCGGTAGATCCAGACCGGCGGCGGCGCTTCCACGACTCCGGCGAGGCTGCCACCCCCTGTCTCGCTCTCCCTCCCGCCTCTCCGCTGCCGCTACGGggtagggctgcaaacgagtcgagctcgagcgagttggagttggctcaACTCAACTTATAtgaaaattcgagcgagctcaaactaAGTGAAGCTCGTGATCGACCATAGAACAtgactcgtgctcagcttgtaacgatcttGAGTCGATCTCGAGTtagtttcgagctaaatgagatggtaaaaattataaacctatggatgaaaaacaaaaatattaaggtgaatatgttgggaacCTTTGCCACAAATATAGGATATTTAACACATAGTCGATCACGTGCCATAATTAGGCCTAAATCTTCTCTGCACTTATTTAAGTTTCCATGTTCCTTGGtaaataaaatggagaaaaattatggacaacatatatgataataaattatcttatttccgtttaatatatggcatgattatttaacataatgatattctgtcgagctatcgagctaaaatcaAGTGAGGCTCAAGATCGGCTCGTTTCTCCGccgagctacataaagtgttcaaactcagcTTATTTCTTTTTGAGTCAATCTCGAGTCGAGTCAAaaaacgagtcgatctcgagcggctcacaagcctcgagcttttcttgcagccctactcCTGGGTGAGGCCACCCCCCCTGTCTCGCTCTCCCTCCCGCCTCTCCGCTGCCGCTCCGGGGTGAGGCCACCCctcctgaaagaaatatgccctagaggcaataataaagttattatttatttccttatatcatgataaatctttattattcatgctagaattgtattaactggaaacataatacatgtgtgaatacatagacaaacagagtgtcactagtatgcctctacttgactagctcgttaatcaaagattgttatgtttcctaaccatggacaaagagttattatttgattaacgggatcacatcattaggtgaatgatctaattgacatgacccattccattagcttagcacccgatcgtttagtatgttgctattgctttcttcatgacttatacatgttcctatgactatgagattatgcaactctcgtttgccggaggaacactttgtgtgctaccaaacgtcacaacgtaactgggtgattataaaggtgctctacaggtgtctccaaaggtacatgttgggttggcgtattttgagattaggatttgtcactccgattgtcggagaggtatctctgggccctctcggtaatgcacatcacttaagccttgcaagcattgcaactaatgagttagttgcgggatgatgtattacggaacgagtaaagagacttgccggtaacgagattgaactaggtattggataccgacgatcgaatctcgggcaagtaacataccgatgacaaagggaacaacgtatgttgttatgcggtctgaccgataaaagatcttcgtagaatatgtaggaaccaatatgggcatccaggtcccgctattggttattgaccggagacgtgtctcggtcatgtctacattgt encodes the following:
- the LOC123101859 gene encoding protein WEAK CHLOROPLAST MOVEMENT UNDER BLUE LIGHT 1; the protein is MSIQWLPNSGPGFPDSLPHPPTHPPKKKTNPSARRRGEAPRLARAIVSPPHYSPSSPRLPPTPTKPEPIPLSPPRRAAPLPAGDSSIGTIKPTAQEPGSVGAVRRCFFHVLRLCCGMEEPSSSMEGPSSGPAPAPISRVSSEDADFFDTHHQEDDDGDGEGGPGAYTASDIADRFVRVIDSAAPVDPVRGAVSKFGGILDWRERRQQAEEELVVVHAEAAEYQRRTREADAGRAEAQQDLMGATGEIDDLWLTVKRAQIAEAQARKDSELAKLRLRKLEKGARERAAAKAELDSVRGRHAAALADLRAARAEMDALRKERDAVAEEASAAAARVRDTAGGAAQAAEALREAAAEFDVLRAELESARAAHDAAEEKRMRLALAWREHKVRWQNQLEEAEMEVRRLRDELAAAGDLESQLAAASEHLATLRAELFARAVQGASEEEDKQTPGMVGKAKKELEEAMESVGKAKDETKILHIAAASLRADLEKEKAELAALRQKQSTSSSASIPSLEEELSRVTTELAAAQARARDRDERRSTTPEQLDDARREAERAKASARATQEEVAAAREDARVARAAVQATEARLEAVLREVLAAKASADALLQQQDASQSAQTQVPEDCVALTTEEYEELSRRARGTEEAAGERVAEALRQVKEAKDAEARSQQKVAKLGRDTELRRQTLRAATEECEQAESAKLAAERQLQAELRRRAGSETASPRAGLAEISTFERGDGRGGNPHILSPRAGYMPRADMAAMAAADEAGQKKPFFPRMVMFLAKKRAQTWNAK